A region from the Falco rusticolus isolate bFalRus1 chromosome 4, bFalRus1.pri, whole genome shotgun sequence genome encodes:
- the ATG7 gene encoding ubiquitin-like modifier-activating enzyme ATG7 isoform X2 encodes MATASSEVQHPVDPGISKLQFVPFSSALDAGFWHELTQKKLNEYQLDETPKVIKGYYYNGDPLGLPARLTLEFSAFDMNASVPARCCPVFGTLYNTNTLETFRSCDKRSLLEKEANEIWESIKSGAALENPMLLNRFLLLTFADLKKYHFYYWFCYPALCFPDGIHIIQKPVCLGDRFPSHQIQALQKAYDELCQKEGVTALPYFLIKYHDNSVVISLLKKWDDFFQDQEGKVTVGVYDPCNLSHNPGWPLRNFLILAAHKWGSILQSVEVLCFRDRTMQGVRDITHSIIFEIKLPQRTLGPGCPKAVGWEKNPKGAIGPRMVNLSECMDPKRLAESSVDLNLKLMCWRLVPTLDLEKIVSAKCLLLGAGTLGCSVARTLMGWGVRKITFVDNAKISYSNPVRQPLYEFEDCLSGGKPKALAAADRLQKIFPGVSSEGYNMSIPMPGHPVNFSEVTMAQAQKDVAKLEELIDAHDVVFLLMDTRESRWLPTVIAASKRKLVINAALGFDTFVVMRHGLKKPKQQESDDSCFNNASGSSDLLGSSLFSNIPGYKLGCYFCNDVVAPGDSTRDRTLDQQCTVSRPGLAMVAGALAVELMVSVLQHPEGGYAVASSSDDRMNEPPTSLGLVPHQIRGFLSRFDNVLPVSLAFHKCTACSTKVLDQYEHEGFDFLVKVFNSSHSFLEDLTGLTLLHQETQAAEEGHA; translated from the exons ATGGCAACTGCTAGTAGTGAGGTGCAGCATCCTGTAGATCCTGGAATTTCAAAGCTGCAGTTTGTTCCCTTCAGTAGTGCCTTGGATGCAGGATTCTGGCACGAACTAACCCAGAAGAAACTCAATGAGTACCAGTTGGATGAGACCCCAAAAGTTATCAAAGGATACTACTACAATG GTGATCCTTTGGGTTTGCCAGCTCGCTTGACATTGGAGTTTAGTGCCTTTGATAT gAATGCTTCAGTACCAGCGCGATGCTGTCCTGTTTTTGGAACATTGTATAATACCAACACTTTAGAGACTTTCAGATCTTGTGATAAGAGGtcacttctggaaaaagaagcaaatgag ATATGGGAATCAATAAAATCTGGAGCTGCTCTTGAAAACCCTATGCTCTTGAACAGGTTTCTGCTGCTGACATTCGCA gatttaaaaaaataccatttctatTACTGGTTTTGCTACCCTGCTCTCTGTTTCCCTGATGGAATACATATAATTCAGAAACCAGTGTGTCTTGGTGACAGATTCCCATCACATCAG ATTCAGGCGCTTCAGAAAGCATATGATGAACTTTGCCAGAAAGAGGGGGTTACAGCCTTgccttattttttaatcaagtaTCATGACAATTCTGTTGTGATATCTCTACTGAAAAAGTGGGATGATTTCTTCCAAGACCAAGAGGGAAAG GTGACAGTTGGAGTTTATGATCCATGTAATTTATCCCACAATCCAGGATGGCCACTGAGAAATTTCCTGATCCTGGCAGCCCACAAATG GGGCAGCATCCTCCAGTCAGTTGAAGTGCTCTGCTTCAGAGATAGGACCATGCAAGGGGTGAGAGACATAACACACAGCattatctttgaaataaaacttccaCAGAGAACCCTTGGCCCAG GTTGTCCCAAAGCTGTTGGATGGGAGAAAAACCCAAAGGGAGCCATAGGTCCAAGGATGGTGAATCTCAGTGAATGCATGGATCCAAAAAG GTTAGCAGAGTCATCAGTGGATCTTAATTTGAAATTGATGTGCTGGCGGTTGGTGCCTACTcttgatttggaaaaaattgTGTCTGCCAAGTGTCTGCTTCTAGGAGCTGGTACACTGGGTTGTAGTGTTGCAAGGACCTTGATG GGTTGGGGGGTCAGGAAGATTACATTTGTGGACAATGCGAAGATCTCCTACTCCAACCCAGTACGACAGCCACTGTATGAGTTTGAAGATTGTCTCAGCGGTGGGAAGCCTAAGGCACTTGCAGCAGCAGACAGGCTACAGAAAATCTTCCCAGGAGTG AGCTCAGAAGGCTATAACATGAGCATCCCTATGCCAGGCCACCCCGtgaatttttctgaagtaacaATGGCACAGGCTCAGAAGGATGTGGCTAAACTTGAAGAGCTTATTGATGCTCATGATGTTGTTTTCCTACTAATGGACACTAGAGAGAGTCGATGGCTTCCTACTGTCATTGCAGCCAGCAAGAGGAAG TTGGTCATCAATGCTGCATTGGGATTTGACACATTTGTTGTTATGAGACATGGactaaagaaaccaaaacagcaAGAATCTGATGATTCATGTTTCAACAATGCCTCTGGTTCTTCTGATCTGTTGGGATCCTCACTCTTTTCAAACATCCCCGGCTATAAACTGGGTTGCTACTTCTGCAATGATGTTGTGGCACCAGGGGAT TCCACCAGGGATCGGACATTGGATCAGCAGTGCACAGTCAGTCGACCTGGATTAGCTATGGTAGCTGGAGCACTTGCAGTGGAATTAATGGTTTCTGTCTTACAGCATCCAGAAGG TGGTTATGCTGTGGCTAGCAGTAGTGATGATAGAATGAATGAGCCACCTACTTCTCTTGGACTTGTTCCTCATCAG aTCCGTGGATTTTTATCAAGATTTGACAACGTTCTTCCAGTCAGCCTGGCATTTCATAAGTGCACAGCCTGTTCAACCAAA
- the ATG7 gene encoding ubiquitin-like modifier-activating enzyme ATG7 isoform X3, protein MATASSEVQHPVDPGISKLQFVPFSSALDAGFWHELTQKKLNEYQLDETPKVIKGYYYNGDPLGLPARLTLEFSAFDMNASVPARCCPVFGTLYNTNTLETFRSCDKRSLLEKEANEIWESIKSGAALENPMLLNRFLLLTFADLKKYHFYYWFCYPALCFPDGIHIIQKPVCLGDRFPSHQIQALQKAYDELCQKEGVTALPYFLIKYHDNSVVISLLKKWDDFFQDQEGKVTVGVYDPCNLSHNPGWPLRNFLILAAHKWGSILQSVEVLCFRDRTMQGVRDITHSIIFEIKLPQRTLGPGCPKAVGWEKNPKGAIGPRMVNLSECMDPKRLAESSVDLNLKLMCWRLVPTLDLEKIVSAKCLLLGAGTLGCSVARTLMGWGVRKITFVDNAKISYSNPVRQPLYEFEDCLSGGKPKALAAADRLQKIFPGVSSEGYNMSIPMPGHPVNFSEVTMAQAQKDVAKLEELIDAHDVVFLLMDTRESRWLPTVIAASKRKLVINAALGFDTFVVMRHGLKKPKQQESDDSCFNNASGSSDLLGSSLFSNIPGYKLGCYFCNDVVAPGDSTRDRTLDQQCTVSRPGLAMVAGALAVELMVSVLQHPEGGYAVASSSDDRMNEPPTSLGLVPHQIRGFLSRFDNVLPVSLAFHKCTACSTKVLDQYEHEGFDFLVKVFNSSHSFLEDLTGLTLLHQETQAAE, encoded by the exons ATGGCAACTGCTAGTAGTGAGGTGCAGCATCCTGTAGATCCTGGAATTTCAAAGCTGCAGTTTGTTCCCTTCAGTAGTGCCTTGGATGCAGGATTCTGGCACGAACTAACCCAGAAGAAACTCAATGAGTACCAGTTGGATGAGACCCCAAAAGTTATCAAAGGATACTACTACAATG GTGATCCTTTGGGTTTGCCAGCTCGCTTGACATTGGAGTTTAGTGCCTTTGATAT gAATGCTTCAGTACCAGCGCGATGCTGTCCTGTTTTTGGAACATTGTATAATACCAACACTTTAGAGACTTTCAGATCTTGTGATAAGAGGtcacttctggaaaaagaagcaaatgag ATATGGGAATCAATAAAATCTGGAGCTGCTCTTGAAAACCCTATGCTCTTGAACAGGTTTCTGCTGCTGACATTCGCA gatttaaaaaaataccatttctatTACTGGTTTTGCTACCCTGCTCTCTGTTTCCCTGATGGAATACATATAATTCAGAAACCAGTGTGTCTTGGTGACAGATTCCCATCACATCAG ATTCAGGCGCTTCAGAAAGCATATGATGAACTTTGCCAGAAAGAGGGGGTTACAGCCTTgccttattttttaatcaagtaTCATGACAATTCTGTTGTGATATCTCTACTGAAAAAGTGGGATGATTTCTTCCAAGACCAAGAGGGAAAG GTGACAGTTGGAGTTTATGATCCATGTAATTTATCCCACAATCCAGGATGGCCACTGAGAAATTTCCTGATCCTGGCAGCCCACAAATG GGGCAGCATCCTCCAGTCAGTTGAAGTGCTCTGCTTCAGAGATAGGACCATGCAAGGGGTGAGAGACATAACACACAGCattatctttgaaataaaacttccaCAGAGAACCCTTGGCCCAG GTTGTCCCAAAGCTGTTGGATGGGAGAAAAACCCAAAGGGAGCCATAGGTCCAAGGATGGTGAATCTCAGTGAATGCATGGATCCAAAAAG GTTAGCAGAGTCATCAGTGGATCTTAATTTGAAATTGATGTGCTGGCGGTTGGTGCCTACTcttgatttggaaaaaattgTGTCTGCCAAGTGTCTGCTTCTAGGAGCTGGTACACTGGGTTGTAGTGTTGCAAGGACCTTGATG GGTTGGGGGGTCAGGAAGATTACATTTGTGGACAATGCGAAGATCTCCTACTCCAACCCAGTACGACAGCCACTGTATGAGTTTGAAGATTGTCTCAGCGGTGGGAAGCCTAAGGCACTTGCAGCAGCAGACAGGCTACAGAAAATCTTCCCAGGAGTG AGCTCAGAAGGCTATAACATGAGCATCCCTATGCCAGGCCACCCCGtgaatttttctgaagtaacaATGGCACAGGCTCAGAAGGATGTGGCTAAACTTGAAGAGCTTATTGATGCTCATGATGTTGTTTTCCTACTAATGGACACTAGAGAGAGTCGATGGCTTCCTACTGTCATTGCAGCCAGCAAGAGGAAG TTGGTCATCAATGCTGCATTGGGATTTGACACATTTGTTGTTATGAGACATGGactaaagaaaccaaaacagcaAGAATCTGATGATTCATGTTTCAACAATGCCTCTGGTTCTTCTGATCTGTTGGGATCCTCACTCTTTTCAAACATCCCCGGCTATAAACTGGGTTGCTACTTCTGCAATGATGTTGTGGCACCAGGGGAT TCCACCAGGGATCGGACATTGGATCAGCAGTGCACAGTCAGTCGACCTGGATTAGCTATGGTAGCTGGAGCACTTGCAGTGGAATTAATGGTTTCTGTCTTACAGCATCCAGAAGG TGGTTATGCTGTGGCTAGCAGTAGTGATGATAGAATGAATGAGCCACCTACTTCTCTTGGACTTGTTCCTCATCAG aTCCGTGGATTTTTATCAAGATTTGACAACGTTCTTCCAGTCAGCCTGGCATTTCATAAGTGCACAGCCTGTTCAACCAAA
- the ATG7 gene encoding ubiquitin-like modifier-activating enzyme ATG7 isoform X1: protein MATASSEVQHPVDPGISKLQFVPFSSALDAGFWHELTQKKLNEYQLDETPKVIKGYYYNGDPLGLPARLTLEFSAFDMNASVPARCCPVFGTLYNTNTLETFRSCDKRSLLEKEANEIWESIKSGAALENPMLLNRFLLLTFADLKKYHFYYWFCYPALCFPDGIHIIQKPVCLGDRFPSHQIQALQKAYDELCQKEGVTALPYFLIKYHDNSVVISLLKKWDDFFQDQEGKVTVGVYDPCNLSHNPGWPLRNFLILAAHKWGSILQSVEVLCFRDRTMQGVRDITHSIIFEIKLPQRTLGPGCPKAVGWEKNPKGAIGPRMVNLSECMDPKRLAESSVDLNLKLMCWRLVPTLDLEKIVSAKCLLLGAGTLGCSVARTLMGWGVRKITFVDNAKISYSNPVRQPLYEFEDCLSGGKPKALAAADRLQKIFPGVSSEGYNMSIPMPGHPVNFSEVTMAQAQKDVAKLEELIDAHDVVFLLMDTRESRWLPTVIAASKRKLVINAALGFDTFVVMRHGLKKPKQQESDDSCFNNASGSSDLLGSSLFSNIPGYKLGCYFCNDVVAPGDSTRDRTLDQQCTVSRPGLAMVAGALAVELMVSVLQHPEGGYAVASSSDDRMNEPPTSLGLVPHQIRGFLSRFDNVLPVSLAFHKCTACSTKVLDQYEHEGFDFLVKVFNSSHSFLEDLTGLTLLHQETQAAEIWDMSDDETV from the exons ATGGCAACTGCTAGTAGTGAGGTGCAGCATCCTGTAGATCCTGGAATTTCAAAGCTGCAGTTTGTTCCCTTCAGTAGTGCCTTGGATGCAGGATTCTGGCACGAACTAACCCAGAAGAAACTCAATGAGTACCAGTTGGATGAGACCCCAAAAGTTATCAAAGGATACTACTACAATG GTGATCCTTTGGGTTTGCCAGCTCGCTTGACATTGGAGTTTAGTGCCTTTGATAT gAATGCTTCAGTACCAGCGCGATGCTGTCCTGTTTTTGGAACATTGTATAATACCAACACTTTAGAGACTTTCAGATCTTGTGATAAGAGGtcacttctggaaaaagaagcaaatgag ATATGGGAATCAATAAAATCTGGAGCTGCTCTTGAAAACCCTATGCTCTTGAACAGGTTTCTGCTGCTGACATTCGCA gatttaaaaaaataccatttctatTACTGGTTTTGCTACCCTGCTCTCTGTTTCCCTGATGGAATACATATAATTCAGAAACCAGTGTGTCTTGGTGACAGATTCCCATCACATCAG ATTCAGGCGCTTCAGAAAGCATATGATGAACTTTGCCAGAAAGAGGGGGTTACAGCCTTgccttattttttaatcaagtaTCATGACAATTCTGTTGTGATATCTCTACTGAAAAAGTGGGATGATTTCTTCCAAGACCAAGAGGGAAAG GTGACAGTTGGAGTTTATGATCCATGTAATTTATCCCACAATCCAGGATGGCCACTGAGAAATTTCCTGATCCTGGCAGCCCACAAATG GGGCAGCATCCTCCAGTCAGTTGAAGTGCTCTGCTTCAGAGATAGGACCATGCAAGGGGTGAGAGACATAACACACAGCattatctttgaaataaaacttccaCAGAGAACCCTTGGCCCAG GTTGTCCCAAAGCTGTTGGATGGGAGAAAAACCCAAAGGGAGCCATAGGTCCAAGGATGGTGAATCTCAGTGAATGCATGGATCCAAAAAG GTTAGCAGAGTCATCAGTGGATCTTAATTTGAAATTGATGTGCTGGCGGTTGGTGCCTACTcttgatttggaaaaaattgTGTCTGCCAAGTGTCTGCTTCTAGGAGCTGGTACACTGGGTTGTAGTGTTGCAAGGACCTTGATG GGTTGGGGGGTCAGGAAGATTACATTTGTGGACAATGCGAAGATCTCCTACTCCAACCCAGTACGACAGCCACTGTATGAGTTTGAAGATTGTCTCAGCGGTGGGAAGCCTAAGGCACTTGCAGCAGCAGACAGGCTACAGAAAATCTTCCCAGGAGTG AGCTCAGAAGGCTATAACATGAGCATCCCTATGCCAGGCCACCCCGtgaatttttctgaagtaacaATGGCACAGGCTCAGAAGGATGTGGCTAAACTTGAAGAGCTTATTGATGCTCATGATGTTGTTTTCCTACTAATGGACACTAGAGAGAGTCGATGGCTTCCTACTGTCATTGCAGCCAGCAAGAGGAAG TTGGTCATCAATGCTGCATTGGGATTTGACACATTTGTTGTTATGAGACATGGactaaagaaaccaaaacagcaAGAATCTGATGATTCATGTTTCAACAATGCCTCTGGTTCTTCTGATCTGTTGGGATCCTCACTCTTTTCAAACATCCCCGGCTATAAACTGGGTTGCTACTTCTGCAATGATGTTGTGGCACCAGGGGAT TCCACCAGGGATCGGACATTGGATCAGCAGTGCACAGTCAGTCGACCTGGATTAGCTATGGTAGCTGGAGCACTTGCAGTGGAATTAATGGTTTCTGTCTTACAGCATCCAGAAGG TGGTTATGCTGTGGCTAGCAGTAGTGATGATAGAATGAATGAGCCACCTACTTCTCTTGGACTTGTTCCTCATCAG aTCCGTGGATTTTTATCAAGATTTGACAACGTTCTTCCAGTCAGCCTGGCATTTCATAAGTGCACAGCCTGTTCAACCAAA